TGCCTGCCAGATGGAAATCAATTTCGCCCATGGCAATGCACTGGAGCTGGCCGATCAGGTTTTCCTGTTCAAGCGCGCTGTGCGCGAAACCGCCTACCGTCACAATATCTTTGCCACCTTCATGGCTAAGCCGATGGAAGACGAACCCGGCAGTGCCATGCATATCCATCAGAGCATTGTCAGCACCGTTAGCGGCGAGAATATCTTCTCGGCGGCAGATGGCAGCGCAACACCCTTGTTCTTCCACCATATTGGCGGCATGCAGAAATACCTGCCGCTGGTGATGCCGATGCTTGCACCTTACGTCAATTCCTATCGCCGGCTCAGCCGCCATGCCGCCGCACCCATCAATGTGCGCTGGGGTTATGACAACCGCACCTGCGGCATCCGCATTCCGCCTTCCGGCCCTAATGCGCGCCGACTGGAAAACCGGGTGCCGGGGGTGGATGTGAACCCCTATCTGGCGATGGCAGCCACACTGGCCTGCGGTTATCTGGGCATGGTGCAGGGTTTGATTCCCAGCGAACCGATGGCCGACAGTGCCTACGACCTGGATTTCGAGCTGCCACGCAGTCTGGAAGACGCGGTGGTGCTGATGCAGGACAGCCCCGAGCTGGCCGAGATTCTGGGTGAGCAGTTTGTGCAGGCTTTTTGCGCGGTGAAGGAAAAGGAATTCGAAACCTTCAATCGCGGCATTACCGCCTGGGAACGCGAACACCTGCAATTGCACGTATGACATGCTGCGGGCTGCTGTCCGCACAGAACAAGATCAAGGAGAAATGGATGAGCACACGTCACGGCATCAACTGGGACA
The sequence above is drawn from the Aquitalea denitrificans genome and encodes:
- a CDS encoding glutamine synthetase family protein, giving the protein MHEHLQQFIREHNIHEVECVIPDMTGVARGKIVPKDLFLAEESMKMSKAVLTITVNGEFAEFERFVGANDPDMVCVPDASSIRLVPWAIEPVAVVIHDCEDFDSQPVGISPRAVLRKVLALYAARGWQPVVAPEMEFYLIRQNSNPHEPLRPPTGRAGRSEVGRQSFSIDAVNDFDPFFQELSTFCQQARLNVETLIHEVGACQMEINFAHGNALELADQVFLFKRAVRETAYRHNIFATFMAKPMEDEPGSAMHIHQSIVSTVSGENIFSAADGSATPLFFHHIGGMQKYLPLVMPMLAPYVNSYRRLSRHAAAPINVRWGYDNRTCGIRIPPSGPNARRLENRVPGVDVNPYLAMAATLACGYLGMVQGLIPSEPMADSAYDLDFELPRSLEDAVVLMQDSPELAEILGEQFVQAFCAVKEKEFETFNRGITAWEREHLQLHV